From the genome of candidate division KSB1 bacterium:
GCGGAGCGCCTCGCAAATGAACTGTTCGCAGCCTCCAACAAGGAAGGCAATGCGATCAAGAAACGCGAGGACACTCACAAGATGGCGGAAGCCAACCGGGCATTCTCTCATTTTCGCTGGTGAGCCGGTGGGGAAGGGCACACCACTGCTGTGCAAAATCTTTTTTCGCCAACGTCTCAATCTCCATCGAGAAGCCTGACGCCTGCGTCAGGCACATAACCTGAAGTGTGCTGTTGCGAGCAATCTCCACTCGCCTTGAGAGAAAAGCACGTCGGGTTTTCTCTTGGGAAAAGTGGAGTTTTTTATGTCTAATATGAGCCAGGATCTATCGAAAACTCGAAATATCGGCATCATGGCGCATATCGATGCCGGCAAAACCACCACCACGGAGCGCATCCTGTTCTACACCGGCCGGATTCATCGCATGGGCGAGGTGCATGACGGTGCCGCCACCACCGATTGGATGGAGCAGGAACGCGAACGTGGTATTACGATCACTTCGGCTGCCATTACTTGCCATTGGAAGAATCATCGCATCAACATCATTGACACCCCCGGCCATGTGGACTTCACCATCGAGGTGGAACGCTCGCTGCGCGTTCTCGATGGTGCCGTCGCGCTTTTCTGCGCGGTGGGCGGGGTGGAGCCGCAATCTGAAACGGTGTGGCGGCAGGCCGACCGCTATCGCGTGCCGCGCCTGGCTTTTATCAATAAAATGGATCGCGTCGGCGCCGATTTCTATGGCGCCGTTCAAATGATCAAGGAACGGCTGGGAGCCAACGCCGTGCCGCTCCAAATCCCGCTGGGTGAGGGCGAGTTGTTCACCGGCTTGATCGATCTGATCAAGATGAAGGCGGTCGTGTATTCTGATGAGGTCCTGGGCAAACATTGGGAAGAAATCGAAATTCCCAGTGAACTCGTTGAAAAAGCCCGGGAGTATCGCACCAAATTGCTTGAAGCCGTTTCGGAGTATGACGACTCCCTGATGGTGAAGTACCTGCATGACGAGCCCATCGGCGAAGAGGAGATTCATGCCGCCATTCGCAGGGCGACCATCGATGTCAGCATGGTTCCGGTTTTGTGCGGCTCCGCTTTCAAGAACAAGGGGGTGCAGCGTTTGCTCGATGCGGTGACTTATTATTTGCCTTCCCCCAGCGATTTGCCGGACGTTAAGGGCACCCATCCCAAAACCAATGAGGAAGTCACCCGCAAACCGTCGCCCAGCGAGCCGTTTTCGGCGCTGGCCTTTAAAATCATGACGGATCCCTACGTCGGCAAACTCACTTACTTTCGGGTCTATTCCGGCACGATTACCGTGGGCAGTTATGTTTACAACAGTTCGACCGGCACCAAGGAGCGGGTGGGCCGGTTGTTGTTGATGTCCGCCAACAAACGGGATGACATCGAACAGGCGCAGGCCGGCGACATCGTCGCCGCCGTCGGTTTGAAAAACACCAAAACCGGCCACACCCTCTGCGATGAAAAGAAACCGATCGTGCTGGAGG
Proteins encoded in this window:
- the fusA gene encoding elongation factor G, with protein sequence MSQDLSKTRNIGIMAHIDAGKTTTTERILFYTGRIHRMGEVHDGAATTDWMEQERERGITITSAAITCHWKNHRINIIDTPGHVDFTIEVERSLRVLDGAVALFCAVGGVEPQSETVWRQADRYRVPRLAFINKMDRVGADFYGAVQMIKERLGANAVPLQIPLGEGELFTGLIDLIKMKAVVYSDEVLGKHWEEIEIPSELVEKAREYRTKLLEAVSEYDDSLMVKYLHDEPIGEEEIHAAIRRATIDVSMVPVLCGSAFKNKGVQRLLDAVTYYLPSPSDLPDVKGTHPKTNEEVTRKPSPSEPFSALAFKIMTDPYVGKLTYFRVYSGTITVGSYVYNSSTGTKERVGRLLLMSANKRDDIEQAQAGDIVAAVGLKNTKTGHTLCDEKKPIVLEAMHFPEPVISVAIEPKTKADQDALGESLAKLAEEDPTFKVRTDEETGQTLIAGMGELHLEILVDRLVREFKVHANVGKPQVAYKETIRKKVEGVGKFIRQSGGRGQYGHVVIELEPNEPGKGFEFESKIIGGVVPKEYIKPTMEGIQEAMQNGVLAGYPVVDVKASLIDGSYHEVDSSEMAFKIAGSMAFKDAAKKASPVLLEPVMDVEVVVPENYMGDVMGDLNSRRGRIRGMFPRGHAQVIAASVPLSEMFGYATTLRSITQGRAIYTMQFSHYDQVPQSIADTLTESVKSQR